One genomic segment of Elgaria multicarinata webbii isolate HBS135686 ecotype San Diego chromosome 21, rElgMul1.1.pri, whole genome shotgun sequence includes these proteins:
- the NHLH1 gene encoding helix-loop-helix protein 1, whose product MMLNSDQTEIDLQPTHSETESVFSDCGGGRGLGVEDGSALGLCSQSRAAESGEAMKKDLQHLSREERRRRRRATAKYRTAHATRERIRVEAFNMAFAELRKLLPTLPPDKKLSKIEILRLAICYISYLNHVLDV is encoded by the coding sequence ATGATGCTGAATTCAGACCAAACGGAGATCGACCTGCAGCCGACGCACTCGGAGACGGAGTCGGTCTTCAGTGACTGCGGGGGAGGCCGGGGGCTGGGGGTGGAAGACGGCAGCGCCTTGGGCCTGTGCAGCCAGTCCCGCGCCGCCGAGTCTGGCGAGGCCATGAAGAAAGACCTCCAGCACCTGAGCCGAGAGGAGCGGCGGCGAAGGCGGCGAGCCACGGCGAAGTACCGGACCGCTCATGCCACGCGAGAGCGGATCCGGGTGGAGGCCTTCAACATGGCCTTTGCTGAGCTGCGCAAACTCCTGCCTACGCTTCCCCCGGACAAGAAGCTGTCCAAAATTGAGATCCTGCGTCTGGCGATCTGCTACATTTCCTACCTGAACCATGTGCTCGATGTCTGA